The following DNA comes from Magnolia sinica isolate HGM2019 chromosome 18, MsV1, whole genome shotgun sequence.
AGTAACAAGATATTAATGGAATGGGCGACTCAAAGGGAATGGTTTGATTGGAATCTTGACCGTTCATCCCTTGGTTCTCTTATGGATTATCCACACCCTAAAATCTTTTGATCCTGATCGTAACCGTACGATAAGATTACCAATGTGGGCTGAATGTGGATAATTGCTGACTGGTGCAGTCATCCTAGCCGCAGCGATTGGATGGATTAAAGACCAGGTCATTGAAATGCAACAATTCCAATCAGTCTTCAATCACCATTGCTTTAATACTATTTCGTAAGATTCGTACATGCGGAATGATTTCTTGCATCAGACTCTTGTGGTGAGTTTGTACATTTTATTAGTGGGCCTCATTGGACAGCCCACGGCCTCAGGTCTGGTAGAATTGGCCCATTCTAACTATTTTATCATGAGACTGCAAATGGACCATAGGAGCAAACCCTACTACTGTCCGATCAGTTTTTTTCCGGCCGTCCATAATCCAAGGTGGGGCCCCCTTGTGAAAACTGATGGGACAATCTATGGCTGCACTTGTCCTGGACAGCACGCGGGTTCCACCATTTGCATTAGTAGGGAGTAGATAATAACGTGTCTCGAGGACCACTGAAAACACAACGTCTGTGACTCATTTGAGGGGTTAGCGGATTTGGTGCTGCCCTGACcgggggacccaccttgatgtgtgtattctatgtccacgctgttcatctgttttccatttcatcttagggcatgagccaaaaacgaagaagatccagatctcaggcggaccatactttaagaaacagtggtggttgaacgcccaccaaaaaaaaacttcctaaagcccaccttaacatatattCGTCAACGAACCTATTAATAAGATTAGGTAAAcctgaatgaaggggaaaaaataagtattaccttgatccaaaacttaagtggctcactaatggttaatcaccattgtttcctatgtttatggtccacctgataattagatccgcttcatttttggctcatgccctaaatgatcttgttaaatagatggatagtgtggaaatagaatacacacatcaaggtggggccacggtaagagccgcaccatcttgggtgagggtGGGGGCCGCAGGTAATCTGATCCCATTTTGGGAAGCATGTCAATGTATTGTGTAAAGTTGTACATGAGCTGAAATAGCTTCAAAAGTTCGCTTGGCTTGGCTCAATGTACCTTGGTTTGACTCGACTCCATTGAGGACTTGAGGCAAGTCAAGTTTCATATAACTCATCTCATTTGAAAACAAATGTGGTCTAGTAGAGtggagctcgactcaactcagattatatatatatataaaataggttGATTGCATCCgagcttctctctttctccttcgtCTCCATTCGTCCACTCCTTAGTCGCCTCCACACCCGCTCGACTCAGCATCTTAATCACATGAAATGCACCCACCAAACtcctccgtctctctctctctcaatagtaAAGTACTTTTAAATCCAATCAAATTTTTAAGTAAttgtttaaaaatagaaaaaaattcgaAATTTAAAATTGagatttggagctttgatttgcAAATTGTAAGGGTTGAGGGTCACGTTGGAGATGAGTTGGGTCAGgttagggttgggttgggtcaagtgtGGGTTCGTGGGGTTAGGTGTGGGCTAAGTTATGGTTGGGTTGGGTGTGGGCCCGGTTGGGTCGGGTGTGGTTCGAGttggggttgggttgggttgggttgggtgtggGTCAGTTGAGTTAGGTTGGTCAGGATGGGAtaggttgggtcgggtcgggtcgggtcgggtcgggtgtGGGTTGAGTTGTAGCTAGATTGGGTAATTAGATTAGATTTGGGTCAATTGGGTTGAGTTGTATAATTGGATTAGATTTATAATTGGTCAAGTTGTATTTTGGATTAAATTTGTATTTTGGAttagatttgtatttttattAGATTTGCATGATTTTATTTATTGATAATTACATTTGTATAATTAGAATAAATTTGGATTTTGTAAAGTTAAATTCTAATTGTGAATCTAtgatatgtttatttttttagaatacgtataataataaatatttgtGGTTATTGGTTAATTACATTCATGTTGATTAATGTGTCTAGATGCGTATTTAATTATCTACCTACATGTTTAAGAATCCATGTAAAACTACATTATATTATTCAATGTTTATAACCATCTCATGCAattaaaaaaaatgtgatttcgTAGCATCTTTGAGAAGATACCAATTGAGACATAAGGCCAATATTTTCATTCGTAGGCATGGAAAATGGAGCATGCCTGGGCCAAAAAACAAGGCAATATTTTCATCAGGTGACCCACGCGTCGTTGACTTTTTGTTTCCTCGTACAGACGTGACCAGTCTAATTTTCGAGATAGGGCATGCTCAAAAATGACCCTGAGCTTGTAAAAGTATTCTATGCTCCGCACATGTGCCATGCAGCTCAGTCCATCTCAGACTAGCCAGTTCACTTCTCTCGGGGAGTAATGGGAGTATTGGACTCCACCTCTTTTCAGGCAGGACCGTTCATCACATGAATTTCAGCCAATGACTATGGACCTTCCTCTGTATATTATCTGCCATTACCTTCTGACCCGTAATCGAGATGGTTAGGATCCACCCAGTAGCATAGATTTTGTAGCTCCACCCAAGAAATTCCCCACCCATCTGGTACACATTTACATCATGGTTCGATGAGTCTTGAATCCGTGGAAGTGGATTCCCCATAACTTGGTGATCAAGATCACAATATCGACCGACACCAGCGGAAAAATCCCCTGACCTGACATGCTAACCCGTCAATCGGTAGCTTCCAAGGCAATTGAGATAAAAACATAATCAAAGTCTACTTTCGATGGAAGAAAGGCAAAGATGGACGGCTAAGATCCTCCAATGCTTGAGTCTGGACCTTATTCAGTCGATGTAGGGTGCATAgatcaatggtccggatcacaGAACAGTTGGCAACGGGCAATTCCAACAATGAGTGTTAGCCGATCGAGTCTGGGCCGAGTCAGGGATAGGCCAAGGCCTGAGATACCGTCCATCAAAAGACACACAGTCAGGGGTGTACATCAAGCCAAACTCGGCCACCAGCTGACctaagctcgaacttggcttggtcATCAAGCCTggctggccagcttggctcaatTCAGTCAGCAGTATGAGCCATTTTGGGCTGACTTTGAGCCAAGATTAAGCCAAGTTTTTTTGTGCGGCATTTCCACACAAAtacttggactgcaccttcaaaatcctatTGTCTGTAAAACAACAGTAAAGGTTGTTCAAGTGTTTTATCAAATATTTTCTAagtaacatttaaaaaaaaaaagatatttatttcatatacatacaatCCTTGACACtcgccacactttgttgagtcatttcatcaaacacttggtgagcaacatcaatatcaaagtaactgagtcaccaaaccaATTCgttccgagttcgatttgagctgggttcgatctaagtcgagtcgagtcgagctggggcagctcgaactcattttcgaactaaaaaaatcaatttgacttggctcgaactcggcttcgaaccaagtcaagtcgagcgagctaaccgagctggCTCGGGTCGTGTGCACCCCTATACAGCTGGGTGTGGCGGGTTTGGGTTAACGCCCAGCCCGAGTCAGTCCCACGCtcaacatgggcctaacatagcaGTAGGCCTAAGTTGGAGCCAGCTAAAATCCCTTTTAACTGCTTGAATGTTCTAAATTTAACTGTtgattaagtggaccccacatgtacaaataATGAAACCAACGGTTTAATTCGAAATGTACCAAGTCCTGTGGGGCTGAACTGGAACTTGAGCCCAAGACTATCTCATGGGCTAAGCTAAACGGTCCATGCCCGTCCAAAGTGGGCTTGGGCTCCCCTTGTATATGGTCGGGGAATGGGGAGGTATTTGATGCTATGACGCGAGAGATTATTGATACAAGGCTACTCagatattgtacacgtggcaagtATTAACttaaatcaaaccatccaaactgTGGGAAGCACTGTCCATAGATCACCATACAAAAATGAGTCGGCTCTTCTAATCTCAGATTAATGGAAATCTGGCCTTCTATTTTTCCATTTGACCGTCCACCATGTGTTCCGTAATCAatcgttaaaaaaataaatcagtgcAAATTTACGTTCAAAATACATCGAAACTGCGGCCTTGGACGGTTTAGTTTAAGTTTTATACATTCTATATATGCATTTTCAagatgcctgcgtatcaaccatcagtctaccagagtatcaaagttcctcTCAATACAGTTCTTCTCCTTCCCAACATTCAATTCCCTCTCGCAAAATCAAAACACTCCCACCAAAACCCTACAAAAACCCGACACGCATTTCCGGCCTTTTTCAACGGAATAAAGACAAAAATGCCCTCAATCCTCCAACTCTACTCCAAATACAGAGCTTCTTCCATCCATCTCTCCCATCCGTCCATCACCTCCATACATCTCCGCCTCTTCTCCCAATCAACATCCCTCCCGAAGAAGGTCCAGCGCGTCCGCGACCATGGCTTCGACGGCTACATGGAAATCCACAAGAAGATAATCAAGACCGTCAAATTCCAGTCCCTGATCCTGTCCCAGCCCGACCGCACCCTCTGCGTGGCCCGCCTCGACTCCTTGGGCCGCCGCCTCGGCCTCAAGCAATACGAAGCCGGCTCCTTCATCCTCAAGTACCCCCACGTCTTCGATATCTACGAACACCCCGTCCAGCGCATCCTCTGGTGCCGCCTCACCCGTTCCGCTCTTCTCCAGATCGACGTCGAGAACCGCGCCCTCCAATCCCAGCTCCCTGACGCCGTCATCCGCCTCCGCAAGCTCATCATGCTCTCAAACACCAGCCGCCTCCGCCTCGAGCACATCCGCATCGCCCGCCACGACCTCGGCCTCCCTGATGACTTTGAATTCTCCGTCGTCCTCGCCAATCCGAATTACTTCCGCCTCTTCGAGGACAAGGATCCCCGGTCCAAGTTTGTTGAGATCGTTGAGCGGGACCCGGACCTGGCTGTCTGCTCgatggagaggaagagagaaagggagtacAGAGAGAGAGGCTTAGATGCCGAGGACATCAGGTTTTCTTTCATAATTAACTTCCCACCTGGGTTCAAAATTGGGAAATATTATAAGATTGCAGTTTGGAAGTGGCAGCGGCTGCCATACTGGTCTCCGTATGAGGACGTGTCTGGTTATGATCTGAGATCAATCGAGGCTAAGAAGCGGATGGAGAAGCGGGCTGTCGCGACGATCCACGAGATTCTATCACTGACAGTGGAGAAGAAGATGACATTGGAGAGGATCGCGCATTTTAGGTTGGCGATGGATCTCCCCAAGAAGCTGAAGGAGTTCCTGCTTCAGCATCAGGGGATATTTTATATCTCAACGAGGGGGAATCATGGGAAGCTGCATACAGTTTTCCTTAGGGAGGCATATCGAAAGGGGGAACTGGTGGAGCCAAATGAACTGTATCTGGCGAGGCGGAAGCTGGCGGAATTGATATTGAGGAGCCCACGGAAGGCGAATTTGGACCCATTGTTGGTGCATTTTAGGGGGGTTGGAGAGGGCGATGGCGAGGCGGGGAGTGCTGGAAAAGACTATGGTGAGGATCAGTCTGGAAATGATGGGATGCGTAGTGATGGAGAAGGGAGAGAGGATTCATATTCAGATTCGGCTTTAGGTTCTGATTCCGATTTTGATTCAAAGCTTATAGAGAGCGGTGGCAGTAATTGTGATAGAACAGATGAATATGGTCGGATTGGCGATGAATGAGAGGATTGGAGAGGTGATgtgatttgatgggattttttgAGTGCTGTTGGTTTGAATCTTTGAACTCTTTTGCTAGCCGGTTGCTTTGACAATGACGATGACAATGACGATGATCTATCGTTACTTCTGTATTGGGTTTGTATGGGGTCTTGAGTTCCTTGTTGTGTTTGGGGATCTTGCAAAAGAGAATTCGGTCAGGTTAAAGGGACGGGTCGGCATCATTTCTGCAGTGGATGGTTCAATCCACACCCTCGGAAAAAGTTAACATTGGATTCGTTGTGTAGGAATATTTGCAGGCCTCTAGCTGATTTGGGCACTGAACTCCGTTTGAGAATTTCACACCCCAGTTGGACCTTGTGGTGCCAATATCAACATGGCATGAAGTCAGTAATTTGATAACTTATGCAACTGGGAAGGTCAGAACAT
Coding sequences within:
- the LOC131233228 gene encoding protein ROOT PRIMORDIUM DEFECTIVE 1; translated protein: MPSILQLYSKYRASSIHLSHPSITSIHLRLFSQSTSLPKKVQRVRDHGFDGYMEIHKKIIKTVKFQSLILSQPDRTLCVARLDSLGRRLGLKQYEAGSFILKYPHVFDIYEHPVQRILWCRLTRSALLQIDVENRALQSQLPDAVIRLRKLIMLSNTSRLRLEHIRIARHDLGLPDDFEFSVVLANPNYFRLFEDKDPRSKFVEIVERDPDLAVCSMERKREREYRERGLDAEDIRFSFIINFPPGFKIGKYYKIAVWKWQRLPYWSPYEDVSGYDLRSIEAKKRMEKRAVATIHEILSLTVEKKMTLERIAHFRLAMDLPKKLKEFLLQHQGIFYISTRGNHGKLHTVFLREAYRKGELVEPNELYLARRKLAELILRSPRKANLDPLLVHFRGVGEGDGEAGSAGKDYGEDQSGNDGMRSDGEGREDSYSDSALGSDSDFDSKLIESGGSNCDRTDEYGRIGDE